The genomic window CTGTTCCTTTTTATATTTTCCTGAGAATCCGCAAGCATTTGGATCTCATAGAGCACAAATTTAGGAACTAGTATTGTTCCGTCAAGAAAACCAGTCTTTGCTATTTCTGCAATTCTGCCATCAATTATTGCAGAGGTATCCAATATTTTGTATCTGTATGGAGATTCTTCTCTTTCTTGTGGAGATATTTCTCTCTCTATTGACGGAGCATAAAAGGGTTTTAGTCCTTTTACAAATACCGGTGTGAAGAATCCAATGTAAGCAAAAGAAAGTTGCAGGAATGGTCTTATCTGGGATGAGTAGCCTATGGGTGAGAATAGATCTTTCGCTACTGTATCAAGTAAGGTTCCCAGATAGAAACCAGCTATTCCTCCCAGGAAAGAGTATATTATGTCAAACTTGATATTTGTGACGAGCCTCTCAATGAGGAAAGTTAGAAGACCAAATGTTATGCCAACCACCGAAAAAACAAGTATGTCATTAACAAATACTCCGTAGACTATTCCTAGTGTTAAAAGTAGAAATATTGGTATAAATAACCTAACTAGTTGCTTTAGTTTCATACAAACCCCCTGACTTTAACCTATTAATT from Brevinematia bacterium includes these protein-coding regions:
- a CDS encoding TRAM domain-containing protein — its product is MKLKQLVRLFIPIFLLLTLGIVYGVFVNDILVFSVVGITFGLLTFLIERLVTNIKFDIIYSFLGGIAGFYLGTLLDTVAKDLFSPIGYSSQIRPFLQLSFAYIGFFTPVFVKGLKPFYAPSIEREISPQEREESPYRYKILDTSAIIDGRIAEIAKTGFLDGTILVPKFVLYEIQMLADSQENIKRNRARRGLDVLNELKDISHINLKIITRDYENIHKTDEKILKLAKDINGVIVTNDYNLNKIAKIEGIKVLNINDLAVALRQIFLPGEKLTVQIIKEGKEKTQGVGYLPDGTMIVLEKGKDYIGKEVEVKVTSVLQTSSGRIIFTQIEEEPPQQPLSQKHQPAKTRK